Proteins from a genomic interval of Polyodon spathula isolate WHYD16114869_AA chromosome 1, ASM1765450v1, whole genome shotgun sequence:
- the LOC121320883 gene encoding broad substrate specificity ATP-binding cassette transporter ABCG2-like, with translation MTDKVGHASIQMTEDMNGRSIGKGKNSHLPGATVSFHNISYKVQLKSGLLCKRKINTKEILNDLNGIMRPGLNAILGATGSGKSSFLDILAARKDPAGLSGEILIDGAPQPPNFKCISGYVVQDDVVMGTLTVRENFQFSAALRLPKTVSEREKEAKVNQVIKELGLTKVADSKVGTQLLRGVSGGERKRTNIGMELIIDPPVLFLDEPTTGLDASTANSVLLLLKKMSISGRTIILSIHQPRYSIYRLFDSLTLLSSGKLVYHGPAQNALDYFKNIGYVCDPYNNPADFFLDVINGDSTAVTMNTINGIEDFDSVERKASFQNIESQLAEAYCSSTYYENTKADLEKIAQGKLYNTRSISRKITYSTSFFHQLKWVSKRTFRNLMLNPQTSVAQIGVTVFLALIVGAIFFGIKDDESGIQNRVGALFFVVTNQCFSTVSAAELFITERKIFIHEYISGYYRLSVYFLSKIMADILTLRTVPSIFFTCVAYFMIGLKKTVPAFFIFMFTTTLVSYTATAMTLAISADQSVVAVANIFMTISFVFMMIFSGLLVNLPSIMNWLAWFKYLSIPRYGLTALQVNEFVGLDFCKNSSTSSVPPGDNSNCSMSSPFVLCTGEQFLKRQGIEATEWGLWENHLALAIMMLIFLAIAYLKLRFMKKFS, from the exons TGGGATAATGAGACCAGGTCTAAACGCTATCCTGGGAGCTACAGGGAGTGGGAAGTCCTC ATTCCTGGATATTCTGGCAGCTAGGAAGGACCCTGCTGGTCTGTCTGGAGAGATCCTCATTGACGGAGCCCCTCAGCCACCCAACTTCAAATGTATCTCAGGCTATGTAGTTCAG gATGATGTTGTAATGGGAACACTTACAGTGAGAGAGAATTTCCAGTTCTCTGCAGCTCTTCGCCTACCAAAGACAGTGAGTGAGAGGGAAAAGGAGGCCAAAGTCAACCAGGTCATCAAAGAGTTAGGACTGACCAAAGTTGCAGACTCAAAG GTCGGGACCCAGTTGCTCCGTGGAGTGTCTGGTGGTGAAAGAAAGAGGACCAACATCGGCATGGAGCTCATAATCGACCCCCCTGTGCTGTTTCTGGACGAGCCGACCACGGGGCTGGATGCCAGTACTGCCAattctgtgctgctgctgctgaaaaa GATGTCCATTAGTGGACGAACAATTATTTTGTCCATCCATCAGCCCAGGTATTCCATCTATCGTCTTTTTGACAGTCTGACACTGCTGTCCAGTGGAAAACTTGTTTACCATGGACCTGCTCAGAATGCACTGGATTACTTTAAAAATATTG GATATGTATGTGACCCATACAACAACCCTGCAGATTTCTTTCTGGATGTCATCAATGGAGATTCAACTGCTgtgacaatgaacacaattaatGGAATTgaag ATTTCGACTCTGTGGAGCGCAAGGCTAGCTTTCAGAATATTGAGAGTCAGCTGGCAGAGGCGTACTGCAGCTCCACTTACTACGAGAACACCAAAGCAGATCTGGAAAAGATCGCCCAAGGAAAACTGTACAATACCAGGTCGATTTCCAGGAAGATCACCTATTCAACGTCTTTCTTCCACCAGCTCAAGTGGGTGTCAAAAAGGACATTCAGGAATCTTATGTTAAACCCCCAGACCTCAGTTGCTCAG ATTGGTGTCACTGTTTTCCTAGCTCTTATTGTGGGTGCTATATTCTTTGGAATTAAGGACGATGAAAGTGGGATCCAGAACAG AGTTGGTGCATTATTCTTTGTTGTTACCAATCAGTGTTTCAGCACTGTCTCTGCTGCTGAGCTGTTCATTACAGAGAGGAAAATCTTCAT aCACGAATACATCAGTGGATATTACAGACTGTCAGTATATTTTCTCTCAAAAATAATGGCAGATATACTAACTCTAAGGACAGTGCCATCGATATTCTTCACATGCGTTGCTTACTTCATGATAG gtttaaaaaaaactgtacctgCCTTCTTCATCTTTATGTTTACTACCACTCTGGTGTCTTACACTGCCACAGCGATGACATTGGCCATCTCTGCAGACCAGAGTGTGGTGGCAGTGGCCAATATCTTCATGACcatcagttttgttttcatgatg ATTTTCTCTGGCCTGCTTGTCAATCTACCAAGTATTATGAACTGGCTGGCATGGTTTAAATACTTAAGCATCCCCCGCTACGGATTGACA GCTTTGCAAGTAAACGAGTTTGTCGgacttgatttctgtaaaaattCTTCCACATCTTCAGTGCCCCCTGGAGATAACAGCAACTGCAGCATGTCTTCCCCATTTGTACT GTGTACTGGGGAACAGTTCTTGAAGAGGCAAGGCATTGAAGCAACAGAATGGGGTCTGTGGGAGAACCACTTAGCTTTGGCAATAATGATGCTAATCTTCCTAGCAATTGCATATTTAAAACTCCGCTTTATGAAGAAGTTCTCATAA